ccccatacttcacctgaaatccgtcccacctcagattcgtggagtgatgcctttaaaagaaagtGATTCATCGGATTCGAAAATATGCTTCTGTTAAGAGCTCtgttttatatttaaaaataagaaatcagaGTGTGTGGATTTCATTCACTTcgctacttattttttattttctttttttttttgctttcctatAACTTCTACTCATAGTGGCGTCAATTTCCTCATTATCGAGGAGGATCAATGATGCTAGTACAAGTTGTACCACACAGAGTTGCTCTACTCTCATAATTTCCCCGGTCGTTGTCCTCGATTCTGTAATAATCTTTAATTTGAGACCTATTTCTTTTCAGGTTACAATATTCTAGCATTGCACTATTGCAACGGGTCCATTcgctgcgttttttttttcctcaggaaattttgattgagaacctttattttttttttagtttttaagcTTTTCAGTCTTTCAGTTAATCTTTTAATGTTCTTGAGCATTCTAATTTGTAATTTAACAAAACAATACTATATGATTATATTAGATCAATACTAAGATTACTATTTTATACGATTTTAAATATCAAGTAATTTAAGTGacattaattaaaaattaaaattgatgCATATTAAAGTTTTAAGTTAAGACTCATTGTTTTCGAAAGTCTGATTTATATCTAAACCAACAAGCtcaatttgttgttttctttcgaaaatattGAACATTAGATtaaggatttttgtttttaaattttaactaATCTGATTTATATTTCAACCTATCGTTCGAAAATcccctcagtttttttttcttctaaggaTTCCGATAGTTTTTCGCTGGAAGATAAAATTTTTGCCTGTCTCGTAGCTTTATTTGTATGAATAATATCCTTTAGTAGAACGCTTAATACTGAGATGTATTATTCCTCATCAATCCAGTTTTATCAGTAGCCATCCAGACTGATGTTATTAGCTGCTTGTAGGGGCGCTGGGTGCTCAAATTCGGCGCAGATGCGATTTTCCTGTCAAGAATataaagcaaataaacaaCTCCTATCAATCACTTCCCCTTGAGGAGGGGAACTGCTTAACTGAGAGTTGAGGTTCAAGCAAAGTACAGTACACTCCAATCCCCTCCGTTCTGCTTGTACAACCAAGAATCCATGCATAAGAGAATCGCACAGGAATCGCATCAAGCATTTCCCCATAGTAGGGGCTTATGCTGAGCTGTGTACAACCTGATGATGATCTTGAACATGCTTTATTTCTGCTGATCCTTGTCAGTCTCAGGGTCCCATCTTTAGAATGACGTAGCTTCTCTTCGTCTTTCGTTGATAACCGAAAACAAGAACAACCCAGCAAGTTTTCAGTCTCTAAGTTTATTACAATAATATTTAACCTtaatttatctttattattattattattattattattattattattattattattattattattattattattattatttacctatctttgagtttttttataatcatatttaattttgatttattatcattataattattattattcattaataTTTAGTTTAGCACATCCACGAAAAGTtagcaatgaaaaaagttgtcCTTTTTGGAATTGACTCACCTCGCTGTGCGTTTATTTCTTGCTGAAAGGCGAAACCCATCATTTTACTAATTTAGCacttaaaaaaacattactaTCCAGTTCTCATTGACTGGTAATAGGTGTTCTGCTAGTACAGTAACCTTTTAGGGGAAAGTTTATGAAAGGGTTGGAACACCGAAATAATTCTTGGAAATATAATGAAAGCTTCtatgatgaaaaaatgaagtaatgtataataaataaacaaaatgtaataaaatataataaaatatgatgagtaaatataatgaaaaataatatgaatatagtaaaataataaaaacatgaaacataaaaaaataacataaatgtAATCAATCCAAGTCTTTGCAACGGCTACCGTTTTTCGGACCACCACCCGTCTTCAGCGGCAAATCCTCGTtacacaaacatttttttgttctttgatggAATCGGAAGTGTGGAGTAACTAATCGAATACGGTGGgtacgtgtgtatgtgtaagGTCGCCTCTTTGTCCGTCCACCTCCTTTTCACACTCCTCCTTCCTGCGATTTGTTTGCACTCTTGCGGCTATGGTCAGTTGACAAGCGGTATTATGTGTGTATGAACCGCGAGCGCATTCGCACTCGCATCGCGTCCCGCCCTCACTTCACTGAGTTCGGCCCCAACTGAAAGACGTCCCACCGCAACCGTCGTCGTCcgcctcattttcttttcttcttcttcgttttttcgcCACAACTACCCATTCACATCTGATGAATGTAAAATGGGGTTTCTAGAGGAGAAAACAGCGCGCAGAACAGAACCGATCGGTCTCGTTTTAGCTTTATCCAAGCTCCATACAGGTCTTACCTGACATCGTACAtacattcacttttttgtatACGCATTTGAGCGGATCATTTGGCGAAACCAGAACCACACCAAACATCTGGTCATTAAGCGTGCTACCTTCGTCTTAGAATCATCGTCCTATGTCAATGATACTCCTCTCTTTGCCGCTCCACATCTTTCACCCTGGGGCGGTAATCTGCATCGAAATTTCCGGATTTTCCTGTTGAGAAAGCGCATAGTTCTCTTACTAACCATTATACCTTATTACATTTGTCACAAACAGATCGTTCACGTCACTTAGGTTATAATCCGAAAATCTTTATGAATTGGCGTTTTTCACTGGAATATTGTCcattgaatgaaaatttcgcGCCAAAATTACTCCAGCGCTAGCTACAGTcttcatttccacttttttcttaggGAAAAGTTTATTCTACATAAAACTAGCGCAGTCTAAAGATAGAAGATCTATTTGTAGTTGAAATAACAGGAAACAATGACAGTTATTGAGGCTCTTTAGCCATACGTTGTGTGGGCGTCCACGATTTCGCCCCCGAATCCAGTCAGGTTGCTGGATGGCCGGCGGAGGCGGCGGTGAGCGTAACGAGCACACTTCTCGCCACTCTGTTGGCACGCtgtcttccactgttttctACGATTTGCTACTATAGTGGCTCAATCATCACCgttatcctattttttctgctggatttctaggatttccACTTCAGCAGTTTATTAATAACTATGAGTTGTCCGTTGCTTAGCGTTCTATTCGTCTCTATGGCTACCAGCTAGTTTTTCTGCTTCCAGTGCTTGCTAGGCTTTGATAGTAGTCGACGTCGTTTGTAGTTCTGCTCTATTCCTGTCGTGCTAACAAATCTTCCATGGAACGCTACGCTAGTATGTACACGTTAAAAACTTCTCTATGGATAAATATTATTTCTACAATATGTAAACAAGCTCTCCGTTACTGTACTATAGGATTATGCTTGTTTTTCATGCTCGAGTTGTGAGCATTGCCGAGTTCGGCTGGTAGGAGATGACCTTGGCTAATTGTTCCCTTGATTGAAATGCGTGGCTGTGCATTACTGCGAACTATTGCACGAAAAGTAATAGAatcatgtgtgtgtgtgtgtggaggGAAggacgacgaaaaaaaatggctaCGCTAGAGTACCTAGTAGTCGGCTACTCTATTCTTCCTACTAATACTACAAAAATTCTGTTAATTTTTCCTCGAAACatgggaaattttcttccctATAGAGGAGAAATTCCGATATTTCTGAACGAGAACCCCTCGTACTTTTATTTCTCGGGATCATTTGAAGGAAACTGATATGGTAGCTATATGGATATCTGCTGGTAGTACATCTGACCGCCGAAACTCGACCATCTGTCGCCACATGCTTGTCAAGAGCGTAAATTCTTGACAGATGCTTTTTTATTGTTGCATTTATGCGTTCAACAAAAcgtaatggattttttttgcaccccccccccccccccgccccaaaaaaaaatgccacaCTTCAGAAGCGGTCAATAAACCACATTCTTCACCTTATTAGTTTgcttttcacacatttttctcCACAAGTACACTTAGCATTCACAACTGCACAAATGCGACATGTATTTCCCTCTCTCGAGGGAattccacacttttttctggactcAAGAACTTAGGAGTAATATTCACCGTCTCAGTGTGAAACGCTGCACTTCAATTAGATGTAGTTTGGTCACAAACAATTCTTCTTATCTTGATTCTCTGATGCTTTATGTCATTAATAAGGCAGTAAATGACTAACGAATCCTAAAACAGTCCTAACTCCAAATTTTACGATTTGCTTACGAGAACAGAagaatgtttatttatttatttatttgaaaatgctCGTAGGTGTGCTATAAAACAGAGACAAGAAACGAACAGAGCTCGGGAGAATTCCACCTAAGGTTTATCCAGCAAAGTTTGCCcttttttccagcaaattGTGTGGTGGTCGAATTTGGTTGTGACCAGTAGACAGATTTCAGAAATTCCTCGAGAAATTCTCCACATTCCAGTGCCGAGCGTTCTACGAGAAATCGGCGATTTTATCAGCAAGTTGCATCGCTGCTACTTTTTTCCCCCCGCACCCGCGTAAACGCTTCAACTTCGTAAAGATGGCATGCGACGTTTGGGTCCCGTCCTTCATCGTTCTCGCGAAAATACACAACCCTTGCTTGATGTGTCTTTATTTTATGCGGGTTTTGCGCCGCCGCCCGACGGGGATGCCGTCGAGGCGAAATGTGTTGATTCGTTAGGAGAGTCGTTAGCGTTGCAATCGTCGCATACATCGCAGACAGGTTCATCCGCTCCGATGATGATCATGATGATGAAGACATACGAAAACGCTTTCGAATCATAAGCGGAAGGTAAGGCCCCCCGCCCGCCCGCCTCGCCCGCCCGATGACATGCCATGACATTACGCCGCGAACACGAAACCAGCTCGATTCGCCGGTTGAAGAACTTCATCTGAACTGCCACTCGCGCGCTCACACCAGGGCAATGGGTTCCGCCTCAGAACCCGGTTCTATCGTCCGAACATCTCCATTAAATCAAAGATTTAGGGGTGCTCATTTGGAGCGTGTGTGAAACACTGCCATACGACGACATTTTGTCGATAACTAAGCCGAGAGAGCACCTGCTCACCTGCGCCGTATTccgcttgtttttgtttgtgttgtgTTCGCCTCGCTCCTGTAGATATCACGCTTTTCTCATGCATGACTGCAATATCACTGCACCTAGTCTCTCCATAGCCGTTGCATAACTGACTCCTTCAAACCTGCTGACCTTCTCAGCCTTTATCGGCAGTTGTAATgattgctttctttctttcttctaaagaAGCTTTGCTAGAAAATCTTAAGTGTGGTGGGTTGATTATTTTGAagagat
This is a stretch of genomic DNA from Necator americanus strain Aroian chromosome II, whole genome shotgun sequence. It encodes these proteins:
- a CDS encoding hypothetical protein (NECATOR_CHRII.G7856.T1), which gives rise to MRRLGPVLHRSRENTQPLLDVSLFYAGFAPPPDGDAVEAKCVDSLGESLALQSSHTSQTGSSAPMMIMMMKTYENAFES